The region TCAGCTGCTCCAGGCTCGGGGCCATCGCCACCGGAGCGGTCCGGGTCCAGGTCCAGGTGCCGAACTCGCTCTCCACCAGCTCGTTGCCGGTCATCGCGGCGAGCACCAGTTCGCGCAGCATCAGCGCGTTGCCCTGGGCGTACCGGTAGAGCCGGTCGGCGGAGATGCGGTCGAGTTGGCCGCCGAGCATCTCGTTGAGCAGCCGGTGCGCCTCGGGCAGCCCCATCGGGGGCAGGTCGATGTGCTCGACCAGGTCGTCCCTCCACAGTGCCCGGATCGACGACGGGATCTCCTCGCCGCTGCGGACCGTGCAGAGCACCTTGGCGTTCTCCGCGTGCGCGATCAGGTAGACCAGCGCGGCCGAGGACTGGTCGAGCAGGTGGGCGTCGTCGATGGCGAGCACAATGGTCCGCCCGGCGGCCTGCTGGTGCAGCGCGTCGAGCGCCCAGCGCAGTACGCCCGCGCCGGTGAGTCCGGCCGGTTGGTCGGCGGGCAGCACCTGGGCCAGCCCACCGAACGGCAGGCCGCTGGTGGCGATGTTGCCGGAGGTCCGCCAGACCGCGTACCGGTCCTGCGGCAGGAGTTTGACGGCCTCCCGGAGGAGTCTGCTCTTGCCGATCCCGGCGTCGCCCCTGAGAATGACCCCTCGACCGCGTGAATTGGTGGCGGCGGCGGTCAGGCGGTCGAGTTCAGCCGAGCGGCCGACGAAGTTCCACAGAGGCATCGCCATCCACGCAGCATATCGATCTGACTCGTTCCAGGTGCGATCCGCGACGCGCCGGAGTTGAGTAGGGCCACGCTGACCGATGAGTAACAAAGTTCCTCGCAGCGTGCGGGTATCGACACGTAGCGTTCTCTCCGCCGGTGTGAATGCCGGACTCGTACCTGTCCGACGTGATCCGCCGGACCCGCCATTGGTCAGGGAGGCCGCCGCATGGAGTCCGGCCCGCGGTACAGCAGCACCGGTTCCGGCCGCCCGGTCCGTACCTTCGACGGCTCCGCGACCGGCCCGGACCGGCCGCGGGACACGCCGGGCCCGGCAGCGGTACGCCCGGAGCCCGGCACCGCGCCGACCCGCCCCGGACGGCCACGGGTCGACGAGGCGCTGGTCGACGCCGCACCCGACGAACCGCTGGCGGTGGTGGCCGTCGGTCCCGCCGGAGCCGGTCGCGCCGCCGTCATCGCCGCCCTGCTCGGCGCGGACGAGACCGACCTGCGCGTGCCGGAGGGCAGCTACCTGGTGGTCCGCCACGGCCGACGGGTCACCGGCGCGGCCTACGTCCCCGGCTACCGGGACCCGCACGGCTACGCCACCGACGGCGGTCCGGCCCTGGCTCGCCCGCCCCGCCGGGTGGAAATGACCCGTCCCGAACCACTGTTGCGCCGCTTCGACCTGGTCAACGTGCCGGACACCGGCGATCTCGGGCTGGCCGGCAACCGGGTCCTGCTCGACGTGGTCGAACGAGCCGGTGCGCTGCTCTTCGTGATCGCCGCCGACCAGTGTCTGGGCGTCGCCGACCTGGACCTGCTCACCCAGGTAGCACAGGGCGAGGCGAGGGTCTTCTTCGCGGTGACGCCCGGCGCGGACGGCTGGCCGGAGGTCGGCGGCGGTGCCGGGTCGGGCCCGTCGCACCCGGACGACGACCTCGGGCCGGAGATCGGCTATCTGCTCGACCCGGCCGGTCCCAGCCCCACGAGCATCATCCTCGACGCCCACCGGGCGGCCCTGCTGGCCGCCGTGCCGGTGCTGGCCGACGCCGGCTGGTTCGCCCTGGACCCGCGGGGCGGGTACACCGGACAGTTGCGTGACGCGCTGACCGTCTGGGCGGAGCGGGAGGCGATGCGACGGATCGCGGCGAATCCGCCGGTGCCCCCGAACGCGGGCCGTACGGTGCGGGTCGCGCCGACCGAGCCGGACTCGGACTGGGCCGACTGGCTCGACCGGGAGGTGCACACCCGCGCCCACCGGCTCCGCCAGCACCTCGCGCTCGAACTCGCCCACATCCACCTGCGGTGTGTGCAGGAACTCGTCTTCGGTGGCGGCTGCCGGGCCCTGCCGGCGGCGCTGGACCGGGAACTGCACGCGCTGTCGCTGCGCGCGGTCGCCGAGTCCGACCGGGGCGTGGAGCGGATCCTGACCGAGACCCTCACCCGCGTCTTCGGCGAGGAGCCGGACGAGGCCGTACGTCGGCGGGTCGCGGTCGCCGTACGGTGGGGTATCGCCGAGGAGCGCGGCGGGCGCGAACTGGCCCGGGTGTTGCTCGTCACGAGCACCGGCGGGGTCGCCGCGGTCACCGGCGCACAGGCGGTGTCGGCGCTGGCGGTGTACCCCGGTGAGCTCGGTGGGCTGGTCCTGCCGCCGATCGGCGCCGGCCTGTCCGGCGGCTGCTACCAGCACTGGCGCGGCCCGGCGAACGCCGACACGCCCAAGGCCCGGTCCTGGCTCCAGCGGGCGCTGCGGGAGGTCGAGCTGGAGCTGGCCCGCGAGCTGACCCGGCGGTTCGAGGCGGTCCAGGTGTCCCTGGGTACGGTGCTGGGCGACGCCGTCGAACACGGCATCCTGCTCGCCTAGCGGCGTCCCGTCGTCGGCCCGTGACCGGCCGAGCGCCAACTTCCGGACACCGGCGGCGTTCCGGTTCAACAGTTCCCGTGGGGCAGTGGCACGATGGAGGGCATGGCGGCTCCCCAGATCGCACCAGTCGAGACGCCGGCCACCGAGGAGGTGCCGGTTGCCGACCGGGCCTGGGTCACCATCGTCTGGGACGATCCGGTGAACCTGATGTCGTACGTCACCTGGGTGTTGCAGAAACTCTTCGGCTACAGCCACGAGAAGGCCGAGCAGCTCATGCTCGACGTACACCACAAGGGCCGGGCGGTGGTGTCCAGCGGCGCCCGTGAGCGGATGGAGCACGACGCGTCACAGTTGCACGCGTACGGACTGTGGGCGACGGTCGACCAATCGTGAATAGTGGGCACGAGCGGATCGGGTCGGCCGGGCGCACGAGGGCAGCGGGGAATCGGAGTGAGCATGTTCCGTCGGTACGGCGAACACTGCGTGGCCACGTTCGCCGCAGACGAGGTACGGGTGCTGCGCAAGGTCGCCGCCGAGGTGGTGGGCCTGCTCACCGACGGCTTCGACCATGACGACCCGGTGGTCGGCCGGCTTTTCCCGGACATCTACCCCGAGGATCCGACCAACTCGGCCGAGTTCCGCCGCTACACCGAGGGCGACCTGAAGACCGGCAAGAT is a window of Micromonospora sp. NBC_01699 DNA encoding:
- the clpS gene encoding ATP-dependent Clp protease adapter ClpS — its product is MAAPQIAPVETPATEEVPVADRAWVTIVWDDPVNLMSYVTWVLQKLFGYSHEKAEQLMLDVHHKGRAVVSSGARERMEHDASQLHAYGLWATVDQS